One Trichomycterus rosablanca isolate fTriRos1 chromosome 10, fTriRos1.hap1, whole genome shotgun sequence DNA window includes the following coding sequences:
- the adgra1a gene encoding adhesion G protein-coupled receptor A1, producing MTFGMFAGGINQIKHPFVCQVVGIILHYSSLSTMLWLVLTARNTCKEVSKAPRLPQDRNPQSQPRHKVALFKLYLFGGGIPLIIVGITAGVSMDNYGSGDVAPYCWMAWEPSLGGFYGPVAFLVLLMCIYFLCTFAQLKRHPERKYELKAMTEEQQRLATAEIGHCHAASGEPGEHNDHSGCTVITASMLANEHSFKAQLRATAFTLFLFLATWAFGALAVSQGHFLDMIFSCLYGAFSVTLGLFLLIQHCAKRDDVWHRWWACCPSKRKVDVNGEAGGSTQVESKTEFEVEPACSTKALLSPQLHTQSPHCSLSSLPSGQIPVSPYCTTLHCSSPMLGGCPRPQSLPDELPRPALPLQSCLKDRTKSRSFSRPRPCLRDYHMTSTSLDGSVHSSHLDSPHSVHLDNPLACHTSHLESQLSCHSPHPDNQLRCTSPNIQLETLASHNLHDGLCCHGTHLDSSLPCHEGHTCHRHMCSAKVDIFSSYCCPKTDSFPNVSIAKDASTGSLMYSGTKTATKKEDIMLHLEIPPPRASVSSSTATLSRKGSQSRRETVSRSDGQQEDYTFNPDSTGNIRTGPWKNETTV from the exons ATGACATTCGGGATGTTTGCCGGAGGCATCAACCAGATAAAGCACCCCTTCGTCTGTCAAGTG GTTGGCATCATCTTGCACTACTCTTCTCTCTCCACCATGCTTTGGCTGGTGCTGACTGCCAGGAATACTTGTAAGGAAGTCTCCAAGGCACCACGTTTGCCCCAGGACAGGAATCCACAATCACAGCCCAGACACAAAGTCGCCTTGTTCAA ACTTTATCTTTTTGGTGGTGGGATTCCCCTCATCATTGTAGGGATCACAGCTGGCGTCAGCATGGACAACTATGGGAGCGGAGATGTTGCCCCTTA TTGTTGGATGGCATGGGAACCAAGTCTCGGAGGCTTCTATGGGCCTGTTGCCTTTTTGGTTCTGTTGATGTGCATCTACTTCCTGTGCACCTTTGCGCAGTTGAAACGGCACCCGGAGCGTAAGTACGAGCTAAAAGCAATGACTGAGGAGCAGCAGCGTCTGGCTACAGCGGAAATCGGCCACTGCCATGCTGCCAGTGGAGAGCCTGGAGAACACAACGATCATTCAGGCTGTACAGTCATTACTGCCTCTATGCTGGCCAACGAGCACTCCTTTAAGGCCCAGCTACGGGCCACCGCCTTCACCCTCTTCCTCTTCCTGGCCACGTGGGCCTTTGGGGCACTGGCTGTGTCCCAGGGTCACTTCCTGGACATGATCTTTAGCTGCTTGTATGGGGCATTCTCAGTAACATTGGGGTTGTTTCTTCTTATTCAGCACTGTGCTAAACGAGATGATGTATGGCACCGCTGGTGGGCCTGCTGCCCCTCGAAACGAAAAGTGGATGTAAACGGAGAGGCAGGAGGCAGCACTCAAGTAGAGAGTAAGACAGAATTTGAGGTAGAGCCAGCTTGCTCAACTAAAGCCTTATTGTCCCCTCAACTCCACACCCAATCACCTCACTGTAGTCTGAGCTCCCTGCCCTCTGGACAGATCCCTGTGAGCCCCTACTGCACCACTTTGCACTGCTCTTCCCCTATGCTGGGCGGCTGCCCCCGTCCCCAGTCCCTCCCTGACGAGCTGCCTCGTCCTGCCCTGCCCCTCCAAAGCTGTCTGAAGGACAGGACTAAATCACGCTCATTCAGTCGACCACGACCCTGTCTCAGGGACTACCACATGACTTCAACCAGCTTGGATGGAAGTGTGCACAGCTCCCACCTAGACAGCCCTCACAGTGTGCACCTGGACAATCCTCTTGCTTGCCATACCTCACACCTGGAGAGCCAGCTATCCTGTCATAGCCCTCATCCAGATAACCAGCTGCGCTGTACCAGCCCTAATATCCAGTTGGAAACTCTAGCATCTCACAACCTGCATGATGGCCTGTGCTGCCATGGAACACACCTGGACAGCTCGCTGCCGTGTCATGAAGGGCACACCTGTCATAGACACATGTGCAGTGCCAAAGTAGACATCTTCTCCAGTTACTGCTGCCCCAAAACAGACTCTTTTCCCAATGTTTCCATCGCCAAGGATGCCAGCACTGGTTCCCTGATGTACAGTGGGACTAAAACAGCTACCAAAAAGGAGGATATTATGCTGCACCTGGAAATCCCACCTCCAAGAGCCTCTGTGTCAAGCTCTACCGCCAC